Below is a window of Candidatus Nitrosotenuis uzonensis DNA.
ACGTGATCTTGTATAGTGGCACAAGAAAATACACACAGAGAATGGCAGCTGCATTAAGGGGTATCATAGATGCCGGCCTTGAGGTACCTGCAGACAAGGAAGCACTTCCAAATGATGCCAGAATTAATGGCGAGCATCTTAAAGTCAAAAACGATATTGCAAAAATAAAATCATCCATAGATGGTGAGGTCAAGTAAGTATGAGCCAAACATCACAGCAAAGACCACCACGAGAAAAACGTGCACCGCGAAGGGAAGAAGAACAGCCATGGGTTCCAAGAACAGAACTCGGCAAAAAAGTCGCAGCTGGAGTTATCACGTCAATGGACGAAATTTACGCTAATGGACTTAGAATTCAAGAAGCAGGGATCATCAAAAAACTTTTGCCAGATCTTAGAACAGAAGTAATTGATGTTGGAATGGTCCAGACCATGACACCAAACGGGCAGCGCACCAAATTCAAGGCAATGGTAGCTGCAGGAAATGAAAATGGCTACCTTGGAATCGGTCAAGGCAAATCAAAACAAATGAGAGTCGCAATCGAAAAAGCAACTACAAACGCATATCTTAACGTAAGTCCAGTAAAGCTGGGTTGTGGCAGCTGGGAATGCAGATGCGACCAATCCCACTCTGTGCCGTTCAAGGTGAGAGGAAAAGGAGGAAGCGTGGTCGTTGAAATCGTTCCTGCCCCAAGAGGCCTAGGACTTGTTGCAGGAGGAAAAATAAGAAATCTTCTCAAACTTGCAGGACTTAAGGATGCTTGGACAACGGCAAAAGGCTCAACTGCTACAATGAATTCAACATCAAAGGCTGTCTTAGAGTGCCTCAGACAGACATTCAGCCAAGGTTGATTGAAATGGCAAAAGCATACCTTGTAGTCAGAATGCACGGGCAAATCAATGTCCCTCATTGGGCTACCAACACTTTGGAACTACTCAAATTAGACAAAAAATTCAGAGCTACAATAGTTCCTGCCAAAGATAACACACTTGGCATGCTTAATAGAATAAAGCATTATGTTTCATGGCAGGAAGCTGATCTGAATATTACAAAAGAATTGTTTAACAAAAAAGCAAGAAAATCAGGATATAAAAAAATAACAGACGATGATCTAGTGCAGCTAGGCTTCAAATCAATTGACGAACTTGCTTCTTCAATAACTGAAGGAAAAACATCTATGAATAGGATTAAACCGATCAAACCTTGGTTTGCCCTCTCTCCACCAAAAAAAGGATTCAAACGAAGTACAAGAAAGACTTACGGGGAAGGCGGAATCTTGGGACAAAATAAAGAACTTGCAGAGCTTGTAAGGAGCATGATCTAGATGGCAACAAGACTGCGAAAAACAAGAAAATTCAGAGGGTCCAGAACGCATGGCTGGGGTC
It encodes the following:
- a CDS encoding 30S ribosomal protein S5, with protein sequence MSQTSQQRPPREKRAPRREEEQPWVPRTELGKKVAAGVITSMDEIYANGLRIQEAGIIKKLLPDLRTEVIDVGMVQTMTPNGQRTKFKAMVAAGNENGYLGIGQGKSKQMRVAIEKATTNAYLNVSPVKLGCGSWECRCDQSHSVPFKVRGKGGSVVVEIVPAPRGLGLVAGGKIRNLLKLAGLKDAWTTAKGSTATMNSTSKAVLECLRQTFSQG
- a CDS encoding 50S ribosomal protein L30; this translates as MAKAYLVVRMHGQINVPHWATNTLELLKLDKKFRATIVPAKDNTLGMLNRIKHYVSWQEADLNITKELFNKKARKSGYKKITDDDLVQLGFKSIDELASSITEGKTSMNRIKPIKPWFALSPPKKGFKRSTRKTYGEGGILGQNKELAELVRSMI